From the genome of Sander lucioperca isolate FBNREF2018 chromosome 1, SLUC_FBN_1.2, whole genome shotgun sequence, one region includes:
- the LOC116064357 gene encoding SLC35A4 upstream open reading frame protein isoform X1 — protein sequence MADDKDPLKQLKDLTQLKNQLEEIQRRVENEVSVGIPPGGSVLGSPFLKGFLAGYVVAKLRSSAFLGVLLGTITGIYAAQNYQVPNIERTMKEYMNSLKKGKK from the exons ATGGCGGATGACAAG GATCCTCTGAAACAGTTGAAAGATCTGACGCAGCTCAAAAATCAGTTGGAGGAAATCCAGAGGCGAGTAGAGAACGAAGTTTCTGTAGGAATCCCTCCG GGAGGCTCAGTGTTGGGATCTCCATTTCTGAAGGGCTTTCTGGCCGGCTATGTGGTGGCCAAGCTACGCTCCTCTGCTTTCCTGGGAGTCTTGCTGGGAACAATCACTGGCATATATGCAGCACAGAACTATCAAGTGCCCAACATTGAAAGGACCATGAAAGAGTATATGAACAGcttgaaaaaaggaaagaaataa
- the LOC116064357 gene encoding SLC35A4 upstream open reading frame protein isoform X2, with the protein MGNSDPLKQLKDLTQLKNQLEEIQRRVENEVSVGIPPGGSVLGSPFLKGFLAGYVVAKLRSSAFLGVLLGTITGIYAAQNYQVPNIERTMKEYMNSLKKGKK; encoded by the exons ATGGGAAATTCT GATCCTCTGAAACAGTTGAAAGATCTGACGCAGCTCAAAAATCAGTTGGAGGAAATCCAGAGGCGAGTAGAGAACGAAGTTTCTGTAGGAATCCCTCCG GGAGGCTCAGTGTTGGGATCTCCATTTCTGAAGGGCTTTCTGGCCGGCTATGTGGTGGCCAAGCTACGCTCCTCTGCTTTCCTGGGAGTCTTGCTGGGAACAATCACTGGCATATATGCAGCACAGAACTATCAAGTGCCCAACATTGAAAGGACCATGAAAGAGTATATGAACAGcttgaaaaaaggaaagaaataa
- the slc35a4 gene encoding probable UDP-sugar transporter protein SLC35A4, with translation MIVIQNVGPSSPVRIRRLWTKRILWGVLFGLMVLIYGSHAPLITLTKVDGQVPFNPSSCVVMIELSKLLISVATLVLTGGTSALHAPPPLGRVAPYAVPAVLYAVNNNLVVLMQAYMDPSSYQVLSNLKIASTALLYSLCLGKRLRPSQWLALGLLMGAGVCHSYNSLDLGDHERAEAEEGPRLYITVWGLFLVLVYCCVSGLAAVYTERVLKSQKLPLSLQNFYLYGFGVAINGLSSFSFVAGEKSFLEGYSGVVWAIIAGQAANGLLMSVVLKHGSGITRLFVISCSMLVNALLSWAILGLQLTPIFLLPVSMIGLAAYLYYR, from the coding sequence ATGATTGTGATCCAGAATGTGGGACCCAGTTCCCCAGTAAGGATTAGGAGACTATGGACGAAAAGGATTCTGTGGGGTGTCCTCTTTGGGCTGATGGTCCTTATCTATGGCTCTCATGCACCGCTCATCACTCTCACCAAGGTAGATGGTCAAGTCCCTTTCAACCCCTCATCATGTGTTGTCATGATTGAGTTATCCAAACTCTTGATTTCTGTGGCGACTCTTGTTCTAACAGGGGGTACATCCGCCTTACATGCTCCTCCACCTCTAGGCCGCGTGGCCCCCTATGCAGTCCCTGCCGTACTCTACGCCGTCAACAACAACCTGGTAGTTCTCATGCAGGCCTACATGGACCCAAGCTCATACCAAGTCCTTTCTAACCTGAAAATTGCCTCCACGGCCCTGCTGTACTCCCTCTGCCTAGGCAAGAGGCTCCGACCTTCTCAGTGGTTAGCTCTGGGGCTCCTCATGGGTGCAGGGGTGTGCCACAGCTACAACAGCCTGGATCTAGGGGACCACGAGAGGGCTGAAGCTGAGGAAGGTCCCAGGCTTTATATCACAGTTTGGGGGCTTTTCCTTGTGCTGGTGTACTGCTGTGTTTCAGGGCTGGCAGCAGTTTATACAGAGAGGGTGCTGAAGAGCCAGAAGCTGCCCCTCAGCTTGCAAAATTTCTACCTCTATGGGTTTGGTGTGGCCATCAACGGGCTCTCATCGTTCTCCTTTGTAGCAGGCGAAAAGAGCTTTCTGGAGGGATACTCGGGGGTGGTTTGGGCTATTATAGCAGGTCAGGCAGCTAACGGACTCCTGATGTCTGTGGTGCTCAAGCATGGCAGTGGAATCACTAGACTGTTTGTCATTTCCTGCTCCATGCTGGTTAATGCTCTGTTGTCTTGGGCCATCTTAGGGCTGCAGCTCACACCGATTTTCCTCCTACCTGTGTCTATGATTGGACTGGCAGCTTACCTTTACTACAGATAG